A single window of Coffea eugenioides isolate CCC68of chromosome 7, Ceug_1.0, whole genome shotgun sequence DNA harbors:
- the LOC113778827 gene encoding uncharacterized protein LOC113778827, which translates to MAETILTSPGNFQPTNSCLSACCFLLKCIHRGQVLPTQFESLLHQHHCNRIILRFGLRQWPIIVTDHRFAQGWDVFCEHNIVKRHDTLLLQHSGNLIFDVIHFCELQKQVLLPWTVPLPDLLHMNAIASRDDIHMAAGQQQVVSSLRPNFCQDLSDSVCFYQIFNSATPNSLKIPRYIDHFINGIKTPMLLINTGHRSAQIGVKHKRLHQNWRDFVLQHQLQHNETLVFVLESENIFTVLIFDDTGVEKNFPWYHTFNVYSDA; encoded by the exons ATGGCAGAAACAATCTTAACATCTCCAGGAAATTTTCAACCGACAAATAGCTGCTTATCAGCATGCTGTTTTCTACTCAAATGCATCCACAGAGGACAG GTATTACCTACTCAGTTTGAATCATTACTTCATCAACACCACTGCAATAGAATTATTTTGAGGTTTGGACTGCGGCAATGGCCTATCATAGTTACGGATCATAGATTCGCACAAGGATGGGATGTTTTTTGTGAACACAACATTGTTAAAAGGCATGACACGCTATTACTTCAACATAGCGGGAATCTAATATTTGATGTCATTCACTTTTGTGAAttgcaaaaacaagttcttTTGCCTTGGACCGTTCCCCTACCAGACCTGTTGCACATGAATGCCATTGCATCAAGAG ATGATATCCACATGGCCGCTGGACAGCAGCAAGTTGTTTCCTCGCTGAGGCCAAATTTCTGTCAAGATCTATCTGATTCGGTGTGCTTTTATCAAATCTTTAACTCGGCAACTCCAAACAGTTTG AAAATTCCGCGTTATATTGATCACTTCATCAATGGTATCAAGACTCCCATGTTACTTATCAACACTGGACACAGAAGTGCTCAAATTGGTGTAAAGCATAAACGCCTTCACCAAAACTGGAGAGATTTCGTTCTTCAACATCAATTGCAGCACAACGAAACTCTTGTCTTTGTTCTGGAATCTGAAAATATATTTACAGTTTTGATCTTCGATGATACCGGAgttgaaaaaaattttccttggtATCACACATTCAATGTTTATTCGGATGCTTAA
- the LOC113777548 gene encoding ubiquitin domain-containing protein DSK2a-like, with the protein MGGGDASSAAANNSGDEKNNSNEDVVISGSGAGSDGVTVNVRCSNGSKFSVQVSLESTVGSFKSVLAQNCEIPAELQRLIYKGRILKDDQTLQSYGLEADHTVHLVRGFAAAAAAANASAAGNNGATNANPNANPSAPRDAASAAGEPFGGSGLGASLFPGLGLNGLGSGGAGGGLFGAGLPEFEQVQQQLTQNPNMMRDILNMPLVQNLMNNPDIIRNLIMNNPQMREIMDRNPELAHILNDPATLRQTMEAARNPELMREMMRNTDRAMSNIESSPEGFNMLRRMYENVQEPFLNATAMGGDNRNNLASNPFAALLGTQGGAPSGDQSTNPTTTAPDSTTNAPAPNTNPLPNPWASGGGGAQTNSAPRSNPAADDRAPPLGDLNGVGFPDFERMLGSMPDPSSLSQMMQNPAVSQMMQSLLSNPQYMNQVLGLNPQLRGMLDSNSQLREMLQNPDFIRQLTSPETMQQLMTFQQSLLSQLGRQQNTQESGRNAGGGGATGTLDNTGLEMLMSMFGGLGTGGLTVPNRSNVPPEELYATQLSQLQEMGFFDTQENIRALVATAGNVHAAVERLLGNSGQ; encoded by the exons ATGGGCGGCGGAGATGCTAGTAGTGCTGCGGCGAACAACAGCGGGGATGAGAAGAATAATAGCAACGAGGACGTTGTTATTAGCGGCTCCGGCGCGGGCAGCGACGGAGTGACGGTCAACGTCCGCTGTTCGAATGGTTCGAAATTCTCGGTGCAGGTCAGCCTTGAGTCGACCGTCGGATCTTTCAAGTCGGTTCTGGCGCAGAACTGTGAAATCCCTGCCGAACTGCAGAGACTGATCTACAAAGGCAGGATCTTAAAGGACGATCAAACCTTACAAAGCTACG GTCTCGAGGCTGATCACACTGTTCACTTGGTTCGTGGGTTTGCCgcagctgctgctgctgcaaATGCTTCAGCTGCAGGTAATAATGGGGCTACAAATGCTAACCCAAATGCTAACCCTAGTGCACCAAGGGATGCTGCTTCTGCTGCAGGTGAGCCATTTGGTGGATCTGGTTTAGGAGCTTCATTATTTCCTGGACTTGGGTTGAATGGGTTGGGAAGTGGTGGCGCCGGTGGAGGATTATTTGGAGCTGGACTTCCAGAGTTTGAACAAGTGCAGCAACAATTAACTCAAAATCCGAATATGATGAGAGATATTCTGAATATGCCTCTTGTCCAGAATCTAATGAACAACCCAGACATTATACGCAATTTGATCATGAACAATCCTCAGATGCGTGAGATCATGGATCGCAATCCAGAACTTGCACATATACTAAATGATCCTGCTACTCTCCGGCAGACCATGGAGGCTGCACGGAACCCTGAGCTCATGCGTGAGATGATGCGCAATACGGACAGGGCAATGAGCAACATTGAGTCATCTCCTGAGGGGTTTAACATGCTCAGACGCATGTATGAAAATGTCCAAGAGCCTTTTCTTAATGCTACAGCCATGGGTGGAGATAACAGAAATAATTTGGCTTCAAACCCTTTTGCTGCTCTTCTTGGCACCCAAGGTGGGGCCCCAAGCGGAGATCAGTCGACTAATCCTACCACAACGGCTCCTGATTCAACAACAAATGCACCTGCTCCAAATACAAATCCTCTTCCTAATCCCTGGGCAtctggtggtggtggtg CTCAAACAAACAGTGCTCCAAGGTCAAATCCTGCTGCGGATGATAGGGCACCACCGCTTGGTGATTTGAATGGTGttggttttccagattttgagCGAATGCTAGGTAGTATGCCTGACCCCAGCTCATTGAGTCAAATGATGCAAAACCCTGCTGTATCACAGATGATGCAAAGTCTCCTATCCAACCCTCAGTACATGAACCAG GTTCTTGGGCTTAATCCACAGCTGCGAGGCATGCTTGATTCCAACTCTCAGCTCAGAGAGATGTTACAAAATCCTGATTTTATTCGACAATTGACTTCTCCAGAGACAATGCAG CAACTTATGACATTTCAGCAGTCACTTTTGTCTCAACTTGGTCGGCAACAGAATACCCA AGAATCAGGTCGGAATgctggaggaggaggag CCACAGGAACACTTGACAACACAGGATTGGAGATGCTAATGAGCATGTTTGGTGGACTTGGGACTGGAGGCCTGACTGTTCCGAATAGATCCAATG TGCCACCAGAAGAGCTTTATGCAACTCAACTGTCACAGCTACAAGAAATGGGTTTCTTTGATACTCAAGAAAACATCCGGGCACTGGTTGCCACTGCTGGCAATGTTCATGCTGCGGTTGAACGACTATTAGGAAATTCTGGCCAGTAG